Proteins encoded together in one Cicer arietinum cultivar CDC Frontier isolate Library 1 chromosome 4, Cicar.CDCFrontier_v2.0, whole genome shotgun sequence window:
- the LOC101503625 gene encoding probable 2-oxoglutarate-dependent dioxygenase AOP1 yields MGSDSEMIPCLDFSMFELGFDYEENEEWKKMSKKVRETLERYGCFILMDDKNKISKSLCEYMLNGMKALFDLPEEIKRKYTSVMPFSSYNSHCTTIPLFQSFGIVDAPFGDTTMEFTNLMWPQGNPIFSETLKAMSSKMLELNYLILKMILDGYGLPKQYTSDIEKLKSSSNFRLIKYKVHDEINKDCEALLPHTDKNTLTILCQNEVQGLEVLTKSNKWIQLNIPQGGFAVLIGDTLKAWSNGRLHAATHRVMMNGDKERYSFALFSLPKEEVKIEVPHELVDDKMHPLRYKSFNYGDYLDYYVSTLKENALEAFIGV; encoded by the exons atgggtAGTGATAGTGAAATGATCCCATGTCTAGATTTTTCCATGTTTGAGTTAGGATTTGATTATGAAGAGAATGAAGAGTGGaaaaaaatgagtaaaaaaGTGAGAGAAACACTTGAGAGATATGGTTGCTTCATTTTAATGGATGATAAGAATAAGATCTCAAAGAGTTTATGTGAATACATGTTAAATGGAATGAAAGCCTTGTTTGATTTACCTGAAGAAATTAAGAGGAAGTACACAAGTGTCATGCCATTTAGTAGTTATAATAGTCATTGTACCACCATTCCACTATTTCAAAGTTTTGGGATTGTTGATGCTCCCTTTGGTGATACTACTATGGAATTTACTAATCTTATGTGGCCTCAAGGAAACCCAATTTTCAg TGAGACATTGAAGGCCATGAGCTCCAAGATGCTTGAACTGAATTACCTCATTCTTAAGATGATTCTAGATGGTTATGGTCTTCCAAAACAATACACTTCAGATATTGAAAAATTGAAGAGCTCTAGTAATTTTCGTTTGATTAAGTACAAAGTTCATGATGAAATCAACAAAGATTGTGAAGCTTTGTTGCCTCACACCGACAAAAACACTTTAACCATTTTATGCCAAAATGAAGTCCAAGGTCTTGAGGTTCTTACCAAGTCAAACAAATGGATTCAATTGAACATACCCCAAGGAGGTTTCGCTGTCTTAATTGGTGACACACTCAAG GCATGGAGCAATGGGAGACTTCATGCGGCTACACATAGAGTGATGATGAATGGAGACAAAGAAAGGTACTCATTTGCACTTTTTTCATTGCCAAAGGAAGAGGTGAAAATTGAGGTGCCACATGAATTGGTGGATGATAAAATGCATCCTCTACGTTACAAGTCATTCAATTATGGAGATTACTTAGACTACTATGTTTCAACTCTCAAAGAAAATGCACTTGAGGCATTTATAGGAGTTTAA